A DNA window from bacterium BMS3Abin11 contains the following coding sequences:
- the rimP gene encoding ribosome maturation factor RimP — translation MDRLEKKLNDMFEPVVESMAYELVGVELTSSGNGTVLRIYIDAEKGITVEDCQAVSYQISGILDVEDPLQNRYTLEVSSPGLNRPLIKPEHFKQFTGELVKIRSTEAVLGRKNFKGVLESFDGKNLFVAVDNEEYKIPLDIVEKANLVPVLDS, via the coding sequence ATGGACAGGCTGGAAAAGAAATTAAACGATATGTTTGAGCCGGTTGTTGAATCAATGGCTTATGAACTTGTTGGCGTTGAGCTGACGAGTAGTGGTAATGGTACGGTTCTGCGTATATATATTGATGCAGAAAAGGGGATAACAGTAGAGGATTGTCAGGCGGTCAGCTATCAGATCAGTGGCATACTTGATGTTGAAGACCCCTTGCAAAATCGTTACACACTGGAGGTTTCATCACCAGGCCTGAACAGGCCGTTGATTAAACCTGAACATTTTAAGCAGTTTACAGGTGAATTAGTAAAAATACGCAGTACTGAAGCTGTTCTTGGAAGAAAAAACTTCAAGGGTGTACTTGAATCATTTGATGGAAAAAACCTGTTTGTTGCGGTCGACAATGAAGAATATAAAATACCTCTTGATATAGTCGAAAAAGCAAATCTGGTACCTGTATTGGATAGTTAG
- a CDS encoding hypothetical protein (transcription termination/antitermination protein NusA) — translation MQNEILMMADAVSREKGLEKEVIFQAIEAALAAATCKLNPLDIDARVEIDRNTGAYQSFRIWEIIDDESLEDGQGLEYPDKQLLLSSTKEDYPELVAGDVIEESIEPMVFGRIAAQAAKQVIMQKVREAEREQIVRDFEGRQGEMVTGIVKGMERGDAIVEINGTEALLPKRNMIPREGLRKGDRIRAILEEVRYANRGPQLLLSRITPELLIKLFELEVPEVGEGLIKIHGAARDPGSRAKIAVQSMDGRIDPVGACVGMRGSRVQSVSNEIAGERVDIIKWSPETPEFVINSLAPAEILSIMIDEENHAIDVIVDETQLAQAIGRSGQNVQLASKLTGWVLNVMSESGAEEKGQGEAQKLIEMFSAQLDVDEDVAMILVQEGFTSVMEVAYVPRQEMEAIEEFDDTLIDELRNRAADALLTSAIAEEEALQNAKPDADLLALDGMDEHTAKVLANSGVISQEGLAELAVDELLDIQEMDEERAKQLIMTARAPWFE, via the coding sequence ATGCAAAATGAAATTCTCATGATGGCTGATGCCGTCTCACGCGAGAAAGGACTTGAAAAAGAAGTCATATTTCAGGCAATTGAGGCGGCACTGGCAGCGGCGACGTGTAAGCTCAATCCACTGGATATCGATGCCAGGGTAGAGATCGACAGAAATACGGGCGCATATCAAAGCTTTCGTATATGGGAGATTATTGATGATGAATCGCTTGAAGATGGGCAGGGTCTTGAGTATCCCGACAAACAGCTGTTGCTTAGTTCAACTAAAGAAGACTACCCTGAATTAGTCGCCGGTGATGTAATAGAAGAAAGCATCGAACCAATGGTATTTGGTAGAATTGCCGCCCAGGCAGCCAAGCAGGTAATTATGCAGAAAGTTCGCGAGGCTGAACGCGAACAAATCGTCAGAGATTTTGAAGGTCGTCAGGGGGAGATGGTCACCGGTATTGTAAAAGGCATGGAACGCGGTGATGCTATCGTCGAAATTAATGGCACGGAAGCACTGTTACCCAAGCGGAATATGATTCCGAGAGAAGGACTGCGCAAAGGTGATCGAATAAGGGCGATTCTGGAAGAAGTTCGTTATGCAAACCGGGGGCCGCAGCTTTTACTTAGCCGGATTACCCCGGAATTACTGATTAAACTATTTGAGCTTGAGGTGCCGGAAGTCGGTGAGGGCCTGATTAAGATTCACGGTGCAGCCAGAGATCCGGGTTCACGTGCAAAGATAGCAGTGCAATCCATGGATGGCCGAATTGATCCTGTTGGGGCCTGTGTAGGCATGCGTGGATCGCGTGTACAAAGTGTATCGAATGAGATTGCTGGAGAGCGTGTTGACATTATTAAATGGTCGCCAGAAACCCCTGAATTTGTCATAAATTCACTGGCACCGGCAGAAATCCTGTCCATCATGATTGATGAAGAAAATCATGCCATAGATGTTATTGTTGATGAGACCCAGCTTGCCCAGGCGATTGGGCGTAGTGGTCAGAATGTTCAGCTGGCTTCAAAGCTTACCGGCTGGGTGCTCAACGTCATGTCAGAAAGCGGTGCAGAAGAAAAAGGTCAGGGCGAAGCACAAAAATTAATCGAGATGTTCTCCGCTCAGCTTGATGTGGATGAGGATGTCGCGATGATACTGGTACAGGAAGGTTTTACCTCTGTAATGGAAGTCGCTTATGTCCCCCGCCAGGAAATGGAGGCGATTGAAGAATTTGACGATACTTTGATTGACGAGTTGCGTAACCGTGCGGCGGATGCATTACTTACTTCAGCTATTGCTGAAGAAGAGGCTTTGCAAAATGCCAAACCGGATGCCGATCTGCTGGCGTTGGATGGGATGGATGAACATACAGCTAAAGTACTGGCAAACAGCGGTGTAATATCGCAGGAAGGACTGGCAGAGCTTGCCGTTGATGAATTGCTCGATATCCAGGAGATGGATGAAGAACGTGCCAAGCAGTTGATCATGACTGCAAGAGCCCCCTGGTTTGAGTAA
- the infB gene encoding translation initiation factor IF-2, with protein sequence MSETNIKSFAQKIGVEPEHLLKQLTAAGVKGKKVGDDLTNDEKILLLKHLSGDVDAELPKSRNKITLSRRTSSEIRQTSRTGSAHAVQVVVRKKRTFLNKGVIDEVQAKEEEKLRLEREAEERKQAEINATKEAEILAKKSAEEEAARARAEAEAEVSRKTEAKKAAKEKAIKAANVDSTEETKKSAGPRPGKQAPAKKDKSARHKDHGGFGKGREQLHVAPGKGKRRKPRRRGNQKVQTSISDQHVFEKPTEPVIYEVEIPETITVADLAAAMSVKAGEVIKVLMGMGMMVTINQILDSDTATLLVEEMGHIAKEAKAETPEDIFSQINDGEHELKPRYPIVTVMGHVDHGKTSLLDYIRETRVASGEAGGITQHIGAYHVETHGGMTFLDTPGHEAFSAMRARGAGATDIVIIVVAADDGVKPQTIEAIHHARTAGVPIVIAINKIDKEGADPERVKSELSSHDVFVEDYGGDVMSVAVSAHTGEGVDALLESVLLTSEILELQAPVTGPMKGMVVEARLDKGRGPVATVLVQSGTLHKGDIVIAGQESGKVRAMYNDAGRVIKQAGPSIPVELLGLSGVPTAGDEVLVASDERQAREIAMYRKSKAKESKLARQQASKLENIFQNMEDSQSEKKTLNLLVKADVQGSVEALSQALEKMSSDEVKVIVVHGMVGGISESDVNLALASEAIIIAFNVRADMTARKLIENEGVEVYYYKVIYDAVDQVKAAIEGMLSPEIKETITGLAEVRDVFMVSKVGAIAGCMVIEGSIKRNNPVRVLRDNVVIFEGKLDSLRRFKEDVNEVKSGLECGIGVKNYNDIKVGDQIEVFEVIETKRTLD encoded by the coding sequence ATGTCAGAGACCAATATTAAGAGTTTTGCACAGAAAATCGGTGTCGAGCCGGAGCATCTGTTGAAGCAGTTGACTGCAGCAGGCGTCAAGGGCAAAAAAGTTGGTGATGATCTGACTAATGACGAGAAAATACTCCTGCTCAAGCACCTGAGCGGTGATGTTGATGCTGAATTACCAAAATCACGTAATAAGATTACGCTTAGTCGAAGAACATCCAGTGAAATTCGACAGACATCGCGTACGGGTAGCGCACATGCAGTACAGGTAGTTGTACGCAAGAAGCGCACATTCCTTAACAAGGGTGTAATTGACGAGGTTCAGGCTAAAGAAGAAGAAAAGCTCAGGCTGGAGAGAGAAGCAGAAGAAAGAAAACAGGCTGAGATCAATGCAACTAAAGAAGCTGAAATTCTAGCTAAAAAATCTGCAGAGGAAGAGGCTGCCAGGGCCAGGGCAGAAGCTGAGGCAGAAGTATCACGAAAGACTGAAGCTAAAAAAGCGGCGAAGGAAAAAGCCATAAAAGCGGCCAATGTTGACAGCACTGAAGAAACTAAAAAGAGTGCCGGTCCTCGACCGGGTAAACAGGCCCCAGCCAAAAAAGATAAGTCTGCCCGTCACAAGGATCATGGTGGCTTTGGTAAGGGACGAGAGCAACTTCATGTTGCTCCCGGTAAAGGTAAACGACGCAAGCCCAGGCGCCGTGGCAATCAGAAAGTCCAAACGAGCATCTCGGATCAGCACGTATTTGAAAAGCCAACAGAGCCCGTGATCTACGAGGTAGAGATACCTGAAACTATCACCGTTGCAGATCTCGCGGCAGCTATGTCTGTTAAAGCAGGCGAAGTGATTAAAGTTCTGATGGGTATGGGCATGATGGTTACCATTAACCAGATACTCGATAGCGATACGGCCACCCTGCTTGTTGAAGAAATGGGGCATATTGCAAAAGAGGCAAAAGCGGAAACACCTGAAGATATTTTCTCACAGATTAATGACGGTGAGCATGAACTTAAGCCACGTTATCCAATTGTTACGGTCATGGGCCATGTTGACCATGGCAAGACATCTCTACTGGATTATATTCGTGAAACACGTGTTGCCAGTGGTGAGGCAGGTGGAATTACCCAGCATATTGGCGCCTATCATGTTGAGACGCATGGTGGTATGACCTTCCTTGACACGCCGGGCCATGAGGCGTTTAGCGCCATGCGTGCGCGTGGTGCAGGTGCTACTGATATTGTTATTATCGTCGTTGCTGCTGATGACGGTGTAAAACCACAAACCATTGAAGCAATACACCATGCTCGCACTGCAGGCGTCCCAATTGTAATCGCTATCAACAAAATTGATAAGGAAGGTGCCGACCCTGAGCGGGTGAAGTCAGAATTGAGCTCTCATGATGTCTTTGTAGAGGATTATGGCGGGGATGTTATGTCAGTTGCCGTTTCTGCACATACTGGAGAAGGGGTGGATGCATTGCTTGAAAGTGTGCTGCTGACATCAGAGATACTGGAATTACAGGCCCCTGTAACAGGACCTATGAAAGGAATGGTCGTTGAAGCGCGACTTGATAAGGGCCGAGGTCCAGTGGCGACTGTTCTTGTACAGAGCGGGACATTACACAAGGGCGACATTGTAATTGCAGGTCAGGAAAGCGGAAAGGTGCGTGCCATGTATAATGATGCTGGCAGGGTAATCAAGCAGGCAGGGCCGTCAATCCCAGTCGAGCTGCTTGGTTTATCCGGTGTTCCTACGGCAGGTGATGAGGTGCTGGTGGCGAGTGATGAACGACAGGCGCGCGAGATTGCTATGTACCGCAAAAGTAAGGCCAAGGAATCGAAACTGGCACGCCAACAGGCAAGCAAGCTGGAAAACATTTTCCAGAATATGGAAGATTCGCAGAGCGAAAAGAAGACTCTCAATCTGCTGGTGAAGGCAGATGTGCAGGGTTCAGTGGAAGCGCTTAGCCAGGCATTGGAGAAAATGTCTTCTGATGAAGTCAAAGTCATTGTTGTTCATGGGATGGTTGGCGGTATTTCTGAATCAGATGTGAATCTGGCTCTGGCATCGGAGGCAATCATCATTGCTTTTAATGTCCGTGCTGATATGACCGCCAGAAAACTAATCGAAAATGAGGGTGTTGAGGTTTATTACTATAAGGTAATTTATGATGCAGTTGATCAGGTGAAGGCCGCTATTGAAGGGATGTTATCGCCCGAAATTAAAGAAACGATTACCGGTCTGGCAGAAGTGCGGGATGTATTCATGGTTTCAAAGGTTGGCGCGATTGCAGGTTGTATGGTGATCGAGGGTTCAATCAAACGTAACAACCCGGTTCGGGTATTACGGGATAATGTTGTTATCTTCGAAGGTAAACTCGATTCCTTACGCCGCTTTAAAGAGGATGTGAATGAGGTCAAATCAGGTCTTGAATGCGGTATCGGGGTGAAAAACTACAACGACATTAAGGTCGGTGACCAGATTGAAGTGTTTGAGGTCATCGAAACAAAAAGAACACTCGATTAG
- the rbfA gene encoding ribosome-binding factor A, with the protein MPRDFSRSARVSEVIQREVANIVQKGMNDPRAAAVTITHTRMTRDMSSAQIYFVMQGEKQTIKETEKVLNKAASFIRHELAGCIELRYIPKLHFAYDHSIERGLRVGKLIDDLMLNEQDKNKE; encoded by the coding sequence ATGCCTAGAGATTTTAGTCGTTCTGCTCGAGTCTCCGAAGTAATTCAGCGAGAGGTTGCCAATATCGTCCAGAAGGGTATGAATGACCCGCGTGCCGCCGCCGTCACTATTACCCACACCAGGATGACACGGGACATGTCCTCTGCACAAATTTATTTCGTCATGCAGGGCGAAAAACAGACAATTAAAGAAACTGAAAAAGTGCTCAATAAAGCTGCCAGTTTTATTCGTCATGAGCTTGCCGGCTGTATCGAACTCCGATACATCCCGAAATTACATTTTGCATACGACCATTCTATTGAACGCGGTCTGCGTGTCGGTAAATTGATTGATGACCTTATGCTCAATGAACAGGATAAAAATAAAGAGTGA
- the truB gene encoding tRNA pseudouridine synthase B has translation MSRRSQRQLDPVDGILLLDKCLGISSNRALQQVKHLFNARKAGHTGSLDPLASGLLPLCFGEATKLSQYLLDSDKRYLTTFKLGETTTTCDGEGDVISQKTVNVSSQQLELVLNKYKGVIKQVPPMYSALKKNGQPLYKLARKGIEVKRKPRSVEIFDLSLLAFDAELLTLDVHCSKGFYIRSLAFDIGEGLGCGAHVTELRRTAAGKFDVRDAVKLEQLQEMDDQRRLQQLLPVDAGIDDMPRVSLAQDAWQYFRQGQMVRADDVPQAGLVRVYSENGCFTGIGEALEDRQIKPKRLLCTNS, from the coding sequence GTGAGCAGACGTTCACAGCGCCAACTCGACCCGGTGGATGGCATCTTGCTGTTAGACAAGTGTCTGGGTATCTCTTCTAACAGGGCCCTGCAGCAGGTCAAACATCTGTTCAATGCCAGAAAAGCAGGCCATACAGGAAGTCTTGATCCTCTTGCCAGTGGTCTACTTCCGCTGTGTTTTGGAGAGGCGACTAAACTAAGCCAGTACCTGCTGGATTCCGACAAACGTTATCTGACCACCTTCAAGCTCGGAGAAACAACGACTACCTGCGATGGTGAAGGTGATGTCATTTCTCAGAAAACAGTGAACGTCTCCAGTCAGCAGCTAGAGTTAGTGCTGAATAAATACAAGGGTGTTATTAAGCAGGTTCCGCCTATGTATTCGGCATTGAAGAAAAATGGCCAGCCCCTGTATAAACTTGCCAGAAAGGGTATAGAAGTTAAACGCAAACCACGCTCAGTTGAAATCTTTGATTTATCACTACTGGCATTCGATGCTGAATTGCTTACTCTGGACGTCCATTGCTCTAAAGGTTTCTATATTCGTAGCCTTGCTTTCGATATTGGTGAAGGCCTGGGCTGTGGTGCACATGTCACTGAATTGAGAAGGACAGCTGCCGGTAAATTTGATGTCAGAGATGCAGTAAAACTTGAACAGCTGCAGGAAATGGACGATCAGCGGCGTCTGCAACAATTGTTGCCGGTAGATGCCGGTATAGACGATATGCCACGGGTTAGCCTTGCACAAGATGCCTGGCAGTATTTTAGACAGGGTCAAATGGTGCGTGCAGATGATGTTCCGCAAGCCGGCCTGGTGCGTGTGTATAGTGAAAATGGGTGTTTTACTGGTATAGGAGAGGCCCTGGAAGACAGGCAAATAAAGCCCAAAAGACTCCTCTGTACAAATAGTTAA
- the rpsO gene encoding 30S ribosomal protein S15 yields the protein MALNAEAKAKIVEEYQTGTTDTGSPEVQVALMTARITDLTGHFKEHIHDHHSRQGLLRLVSKRRKLLDYLKSRDSERYRNLISRLGLRK from the coding sequence ATGGCCTTGAATGCAGAAGCAAAGGCGAAGATTGTTGAAGAATATCAGACCGGAACAACAGATACCGGTTCGCCAGAAGTACAGGTTGCCCTGATGACCGCACGGATCACTGATTTGACCGGCCATTTTAAAGAGCATATCCATGATCATCATTCACGACAGGGTTTGTTGCGTCTGGTAAGCAAGCGTCGCAAGTTGCTTGATTATCTCAAAAGCCGCGATTCAGAACGTTATCGTAATTTGATCTCACGTCTGGGTCTGCGTAAGTAA
- the pnp gene encoding polyribonucleotide nucleotidyltransferase encodes MKKVSKSFQYGEHTVTLETGEVARQADAAIMASMEDTVVLVTVVGAKSTRPGQDFFPLTVDYQEKVYAAGRIPGGFFRREGRPSEKEILICRLIDRPMRPLFPKGYINEVQIICTVISINPDVDPDIVAMLGTSAALAISGLPFNGPVGCARVGYIDGEYVLNPGNEALKSSDLDLVVAGTESAVLMVESEAKVLSEEVMLGAVMYGHEQSNIAINAIRELAAEVNTEPRDFVAFEKDEALAEKVTAIGAAGFEEAYSTAEKMSRQDKCSVVRCQIMDELTTEDTTPEDAEKISGAIKGLEKSIVRGRILDGQPRIDGRDTRTIRPITIRTGVLPRAHGSALFTRGETQALVVTTLGTERDAQIIDALEGSYRDPFMLHYNFPPYSVGETGRVGSPKRREIGHGKLAKRAIAAVVPTLEEFPYVIRVVSEITESNGSSSMATVCGASLSLMDAGVKTKAPVAGVAMGLIKNGDKFAVLSDILGDEDHLGDMDFKVAGTAEGVTALQMDIKIEGITREIMEIALSQAKEGREHILGEMAKIIEAPREEMSDYAPRIITLKIPTDKIRDVIGKGGSTIRSISEETGATIDIQDDGTVKIGSIDNAAGQEAKRRIEQITADVEVGTIYEGKVAKLMDFGAFVTILPGKDGLVHISQISHERVEKVSDKLTEGDVIKVKVLEVDRQGRIRLSMKAISNDDAA; translated from the coding sequence TTGAAAAAGGTAAGCAAGTCATTTCAGTACGGTGAGCACACCGTTACGTTGGAAACAGGTGAAGTTGCACGTCAGGCCGATGCTGCAATTATGGCAAGCATGGAAGATACGGTTGTTCTGGTCACAGTGGTTGGTGCAAAAAGTACCCGTCCCGGACAGGATTTCTTTCCACTTACAGTCGATTACCAGGAAAAAGTCTATGCAGCCGGTCGTATCCCGGGTGGTTTCTTCCGTCGTGAAGGTCGCCCCTCTGAAAAAGAAATTCTAATCTGTCGTTTGATTGACCGACCTATGCGTCCTTTATTCCCAAAAGGATACATTAATGAAGTGCAAATCATCTGTACAGTCATTTCAATCAATCCTGATGTTGATCCCGATATCGTCGCTATGCTTGGTACCTCAGCGGCACTAGCCATCTCAGGACTGCCATTCAATGGCCCGGTCGGCTGTGCCCGTGTCGGCTACATCGATGGTGAATATGTACTCAATCCCGGTAATGAAGCACTGAAAAGTTCAGACCTGGATCTGGTTGTTGCCGGCACTGAAAGTGCTGTTCTTATGGTTGAATCAGAAGCTAAAGTGCTATCTGAAGAAGTGATGCTTGGTGCCGTCATGTACGGCCATGAACAATCAAATATAGCCATTAATGCAATCCGTGAACTGGCAGCAGAAGTCAATACTGAACCACGTGATTTTGTGGCATTTGAGAAAGATGAAGCACTGGCTGAAAAAGTGACAGCGATCGGTGCAGCAGGTTTTGAAGAAGCCTACAGCACAGCAGAAAAAATGTCTCGCCAGGATAAATGTTCTGTGGTTCGTTGCCAGATCATGGATGAGCTGACAACTGAAGATACAACGCCCGAAGATGCTGAAAAGATCTCCGGTGCCATTAAAGGCCTTGAGAAATCAATCGTTCGCGGCCGTATCCTCGATGGTCAGCCGCGTATCGATGGTCGTGACACGCGAACTATCCGTCCCATTACAATTCGTACCGGGGTATTGCCGCGTGCCCATGGCTCAGCCCTGTTTACCCGCGGTGAAACTCAGGCGCTGGTTGTCACTACACTGGGCACAGAGCGTGATGCACAGATTATTGATGCGCTGGAAGGCAGCTACCGCGACCCCTTCATGCTGCATTACAATTTTCCACCCTACTCGGTAGGTGAAACGGGTCGAGTAGGCAGCCCCAAACGTAGAGAAATTGGCCATGGTAAATTGGCCAAGCGTGCCATTGCCGCCGTCGTTCCGACTCTGGAAGAATTCCCATATGTGATTCGCGTGGTATCTGAGATAACAGAAAGCAACGGTTCAAGCTCGATGGCTACGGTCTGTGGAGCATCACTTTCTTTGATGGATGCTGGTGTAAAAACCAAAGCACCTGTTGCTGGTGTTGCCATGGGACTGATCAAAAACGGCGACAAGTTTGCCGTACTGTCAGACATCCTTGGTGATGAAGACCATCTGGGTGACATGGATTTCAAAGTAGCCGGCACCGCCGAAGGAGTAACAGCGCTACAGATGGATATCAAGATCGAGGGCATTACGCGCGAAATCATGGAAATCGCTCTGAGTCAGGCGAAAGAAGGCCGTGAACATATCCTGGGTGAGATGGCTAAAATCATTGAAGCTCCGCGCGAAGAAATGTCTGATTATGCACCGCGCATTATTACCCTGAAGATACCTACCGACAAGATTCGTGACGTCATTGGTAAAGGTGGCTCAACCATCCGCTCAATCTCTGAAGAGACTGGCGCCACGATTGACATTCAGGATGACGGTACGGTCAAGATTGGCTCAATCGACAATGCAGCCGGTCAGGAAGCGAAACGTCGCATCGAACAGATCACGGCTGATGTTGAAGTAGGAACAATCTATGAAGGCAAGGTTGCCAAGCTAATGGACTTCGGTGCTTTCGTAACGATATTGCCGGGCAAAGACGGTCTTGTACACATATCACAGATCTCTCACGAGCGAGTAGAGAAAGTCAGCGACAAGCTTACTGAAGGTGATGTGATCAAGGTGAAGGTGCTTGAGGTTGATCGTCAGGGCCGCATACGCCTGAGCATGAAGGCCATCAGCAATGATGATGCTGCCTGA